A genomic window from Triticum urartu cultivar G1812 chromosome 7, Tu2.1, whole genome shotgun sequence includes:
- the LOC125523365 gene encoding nudix hydrolase 21, chloroplastic-like, with the protein MAAMMVAARQGRELQRYSASTGGRIVVGCIPYRVRDDNGEVEVLVICSRKKGASAGVLFPKGGWELDESMDEAARREALEEAGVRGETGPSLGRWCYQSRRYEATYEGYMFPLRVTDELERWPEMSGRGRTWVTVQDAMDRCPHLWMREALQRFADRVADAAL; encoded by the coding sequence ATGGCGGCGATGATGGTGGCGGCGAGGCAGGGGCGCGAGCTGCAGCGGTACAGCGCCAGCACGGGCGGCCGCATCGTCGTGGGCTGCATCCCCTACCGGGTGCGCGACGACAACGGCGAGGTGGAGGTGCTGGTCATCTGCTCGCGCAAGAAGGGCGCCAGCGCGGGCGTGCTGTTCCCCAAGGGCGGGTGGGAGCTGGACGAGTCCATGGACGAGGCGGCGCGCCGCGAGGCTCTGGAGGAGGCCGGCGTGCGCGGCGAGACGGGGCCCAGCCTCGGCCGCTGGTGCTACCAGAGCCGCCGCTACGAGGCCACCTACGAGGGGTACATGTTCCCGCTGCGCGTCACCGACGAGCTGGAGCGCTGGCCCGAGATGTCCGGCCGCGGCAGGACCTGGGTCACCGTGCAGGACGCCATGGACCGCTGCCCGCACCTCTGGATGCGCGAGGCGCTCCAGCGGTTCGCCGACCGCGTCGCCGACGCCGCCTTGTAG